The Dromaius novaehollandiae isolate bDroNov1 chromosome 4, bDroNov1.hap1, whole genome shotgun sequence genome contains the following window.
AACTGGACTAGACTACATAATCCAAACTGTTCTAATGTTCTCATGTAAATTCTCTGTTCCCTTGATCAAACACGTAAATGTCAATTCCCCCTGttaaaatttgaatttttcttgGGTATGGGTGACCAAAGTTGGGcataatattaaagaaaaagtcaCACCATCCTGAAACATCACTTGCTTCTTCCCTTGGCCCTATCATACTAGTGATTCATAACATCCTGTGATTTTATTCGTGTATCTGGACTGTCATCCACTTCAGTTATTTCCAACTGATGAGTCCCCCACTTAcaggaaaagtcttttttattaATCGCAGTTCTCAACACCTTGCATCTGATCCTGttcaattttgctttctttttactaTTCCAGCTATTAGATGATGTTCTAATCCTTTTCTCTGTCAGTGATGCATCTTAGCTTCTTGCCATCAACAAATTTCCCTTGTACGTTTCTTTTTTTATCTCAAAGTCACTGGTAAAAATGCTAAACAAGATAACGTAATCAAGACACTTGTAATTTAGAAATCGGAttcaataaaacatttggatCAAAGGACTGCAGAGCTGTGGTCATGGGAGAATAGTTTTCATTAAGGGAAAATATTAGCTGTAGAATAGATTGTGGAACAGATTGAACTTTAAATTTACCTTCATGATTTACAGAACATTTAATGCTTCTTTAATTCTGTGTCTGAAGAAAaactctctcctctccctcctagggaggaaatatttctttctaagaGTTCCTGCTCAAAAGTTAAAAGCCAAAGTATTAATCAAACTGCTTCAACTGTTCAGGACAGAGAGGAAGTTAGGATTCAGCCTGGACCTAAGAAATCTAATGTTAACTTTCAGTGTTAACATGCTAAGGTGTGTTTTGTATAACCATGTGCTCATTTATTTGTTAGTGCATACAGTTAATCTGGCATTGTGGGTGAATTGGCTCTGACTGCTGAATATTGCAGTCACATGTTTCTTGAAAAGCTGATTTCTTAAGCATTATCACGTTCAATAATTACATGATTTTATAGCATATCCTACCCATCTGAGAACTCCAAGCTCTCATTCTATCAGAGTGATTGatacatttaacatttttttttgtactcTGGTCTTTGTATCTTCTTGTGCTTCAAGGTAGTTTTATCTGGACCTGAGATATTTACAGCTTGAGCGTTTTTGTCTGTTTACTATATAGTTTTGTCATTGACTTCCTAAGCTTAGAACAAATACTGACACTTCAGTTTATTTAGGATAGAACGATGTATACCTGGAAAGATCAGTATCATCTTAAACTAACGTAAGgtttatgctttttttatttcttttatggcTGCTCATACTTGCATACTACAAACCACAGTATTGTCCTAGTTTAATCGTTAAATAAATTTAAGGTAGAAGTTCATAGAAAGGAGAGTTTAATTCCAATAGATACACTGCAGATAcagatttttatgcttttttgttaTGGTTTTTGTTCATGCATGTTTTGATTTCTTCATACTCTTATGGAGTCTACCACAACTGGCAGTTAACTGGATGCTAAGAACAAAACTTTGAGGAAGATGATGTTATTTGTGGCAACACAAATATGTGTTTCTGGCAACAGAAATTCATGTCAGCTGAGAGTTGCGCTGAGAAATGTATGTTGCTGTTTCCTCAAATAAAAACTGTATTGGCCAGATTTCAATATTTGTTTATGTAAAATCTTACAAATTATCTACTCCAGTAAACTTTTAGAAATTTGTATTAGTAGTGATTAAGCCGCATCGTAATTTCTTTATAGCTTCAATTGTGAGCAGATGGCTCAGAAAGCACAACTTTCTGAAATTTTTTATGGGAAAGCCACAGTTTTCTTCAGCACAAACTTTTCAGTATGATTAATTCAGAGAAGTGAATTTGTTTAACTGTGTGATGTGCCTAGCTACAGATGATTTACATAATTTTTCAGCATGAATAAAaaagcagttctgtttttttctcttgtctttccCCTTTCAGATTCAGCTATGGGATACAGCAGGGCAGGAGCGCTTCAGAAAGAGTATGGTGCAGCACTATTACAGGAATGTACATGCTGTTGTGTTTGTGTATGATATGACAAACATTGCCAGTTTTCACAGTCTGCCGTCATGGATAGAGGAATGCAAACAGCACCTTCTTGCCAATGATATACCACGGATTCTTGTTGGAAATAAATGTGATCTGAGAAGTGCTATTCAGGTACCTACGGACTTGGCCCAGAAGTTTGCTGATACTCACAGTATGCCACTATTTGAAACCTCCGCCAAAAACCCGAACGACAATGACCATGTGGAGGCCATATTTATGACACTGGCTCACAAGCTTAAAAGTCACAAGCCATTAATGCTTAGTCAGCCCCCGGATCGCGATGAAATACATATAAAGCCTGAACCAAAACCTGCCATGACCTGCTGGTGTTAAATCATGCTATTTGTTCAGCTATCACCTTGTCTGTTTGTATATGCTTCAAAGTTGTGATCTTGGCAAAGTTCCAGGTTTTGGTAGCAATTATAGCAAATCTCTTTGGCactttaatgtgttttttcttatgtAAATGTGCCCATCTCATTTTCTTGCACTTTGTAATGTACTTTCTGAATTACTGATTTTTCACTATAGATACAGAGGAAAGTAAACTTTCAAGTGAAGTTTTGACAAAGCAATTCTACTTGAGCTCTTGCTGCCTGAGATCATTTTTGTCACTTGTGGTAAGGTTATAAATAGTAGGCCTGTTTACTAATGTTTTCGGTTGGTACTTCATTCGAATAATGTTGGAGGAAAACTGTTATGGGACAGACAGGTGACTTGTTTTTGAATCACTGATTGGGGTGATTTTTGATGTCTAAAGAAATATTTGATGAATGCTAGCAGATTTTTGGGCAAGTacctttttattaaaacaatagcaacaacaacaaGGCTGTCAGATAAAGATTAAGCTTTCAGTGTAAGTGCATACTGCAGGCTTTAATGCCCTGTCGTTCCACTCTAAACCTTGTCTATTTCTTTGTGGTAATGATAACAGAGTTGAAAAACTTGTCCCTACCTCTGGATAACTATTTGATACTTACAACTTCATTAATTCTTCTCAATTAGCATGTAAGACTAAACTGTGCATTCCTTATTATGGAAATTATTGTAGCATAGGACTTGGGAAAATTTGGGATTATAACTATCCACAGTTTTTCTGACCTAGCTAAAACTTCCATGTTCAATGAGGTTTTACTTGTAAAGATGCTCTATTTGAGCTGAGCATCTGAGcataattaaaaatacttaaatgaattaaaatttgaGTGAATTTGGCAAAAGCATCCTGGTTTTCAAAGGTAAGGCTTTCAGAGGATGTTAATCATAATGAATGttttcaaatactttgaaaaacacagtttttttACAAATCAATTTGATTACGTTTTAGGGATGGAAATGCTTAGGAGAAAGTGTTACTTCTGATGCCCAGTGTGACATACAAAGTTGTGCCTTAGTCATGGAAAATGTGAAGGCCACCATATATTAATGGTCTGTATTGTTCTGTGCCAGAACAACTGATTTGAAGGCTTCTGTTCCGTGCAAAGGAGCTTGACTACAGACTTCCATAATTGAAGGTCAGTTTGCTTGCATAATGGTAAAACAGTACCTTCTATTTAAAGAATAGGGAATATGAGAATTCTTTAAAACACTTCTGAATACAAAATCAAGTCAATTCTGAAATACGGAGAAAGTCTGCACAGGCAGATCATCTGTTAAAGATTTTGGGCTAAAACCTGCTTCTATGATATTATGGATTTAAGTTGGGCATCCTGGCATTAACTACAATgagttttttgtttagttttgttttctgtttttaatcagaAGAGAGAAACTGTTTGTTTGGAACCATCTTCCTCTGGATTCTCTTAGTTGCAActattttacttcagttctgtTGTTTGAAGGTCAACTTTTGTAATGAAAATGATGCTAGGTTGCACaaaattatataaaacaaaagaaaacgtAAGCCATAGAATTTAATCTATGGCTTCATTCATATGCCATGATGAAACAATATTTTGTGACTTAATCTTCAAAggaattgaaataaaaatgaggatTTTTGATTTATAATGTGTAGTGTGTGATGCTGACTGGAAAATAAATGTAAGGGCAAATTTAGAAGCTGCCATCCTAGTGATTACATTAGAAATAATTATATTATTGAAACAAAATAACTACTATTATTTAAACTATTAAAATTAGTGCAACATAATTGTACTGCAAGTTAGATtgataaaaggaaaaattcattGACTTCTCCGTAGATTTAGAAAGAGCATTCAATTTGGCCTAATATAATTGGGATATTTAaaaatttctgaacaaaaaatactaaacattttttctgtatAAAGCTGCTATAACTGCAACAGTAATTTTATTTATGCAACATTGTAAAAGAGAACTTTTTCATCCACTCTGCACATTAAATGACTAAAATTTGGTTTACAGTCCTTTCACAAACAATCAGCTCTTTAACACGTGtccttaatgatttttttttattttagaaaagaattGATCTTCAGTTTATTTGTATAGTATTACAAATAAACATGGTTTACAGTCCTCTTGGACAATTTATTTTTCACTCGTGTccttaatccttttttttcaaaaggatCCATCTTAAGTATTTGTATAGtattaaatatttcagcaaactttctaattctttttttattttttaaaataagaagacaGAATGAAGAATTCCAAAGTCAGTCAGTCAGGTTGGGGGTTAAGCTGAGGAAATTATGTAGACACAATATTAGCGTTAAATTTGACATCAAACATCTGTAAATCTGCTAAGTTTTATTTGAATTAATCACAACCTGTAAATAAGGGCCCCTGTGTTATTAAAATTGTGTGGAAATGTAATCTTGCTTTCAGCACAAAGCATGTTTTGATGGTTCTCCCATAACCATGATGTGGTCATTAATCCAGAATCTGATGTGGTCATTAATCCAGAATCTGATGTGGTCATTAATCCGGAATCTGATATGCTTCCTGGCTCTCAGTAGTAATGTTCTGCCCACAAAATTGATGTCAAAAGTACTGTATACTTTGTATATGTATTTTCACCTTACCGAATTGTAAAGTTGGGCTATTTTGTatgtgggggtggggaggggggggaggatgCAATCCCAGAAACCTAATAAACTGGCTTTGCCACAAACTACTGTCACCTGTTTTCAGTGGTCTCATACTAGGAATTATGACATCATTTCTTGGTAAAATCCATAATAAATTACAGTAAACAAGGTAGGAAAAAACAGCCTGTAGTTTTTGTTTACCTAGACAGCAATTTTGTGAAAGACTCTCACAACACTTGTATTACTGTCAGTGCTCTTTTGCGGTGTACCTCAGTTATTTTGGAGCATCTGAAGCACTCATCTGATGTTTCAGCACATGTTTCAGAGGAGTCTTTTCCATTACTCTTCTCCTAGTCTTGCCCCATGTCCAGAAAAGCT
Protein-coding sequences here:
- the RAB33B gene encoding ras-related protein Rab-33B, with protein sequence MMAAAADLESSLELSFTGSGTMPGGLPPARSRIFKIIVIGDSNVGKTCLTYRFCAGRFPQRTEATIGVDFRERAVTIDGERIKIQLWDTAGQERFRKSMVQHYYRNVHAVVFVYDMTNIASFHSLPSWIEECKQHLLANDIPRILVGNKCDLRSAIQVPTDLAQKFADTHSMPLFETSAKNPNDNDHVEAIFMTLAHKLKSHKPLMLSQPPDRDEIHIKPEPKPAMTCWC